The window ACTTAATCCAATCCCCATTTGATCTGCTTGAATAATCGATCCCATCACACTTCGTAAAAAGTCGGACGGAACTCTGTCTCGTAATTCTACAAACGCTTGCCGACGAGATTTTCCTAGCTTCATATCTTCTAAAGCGTACAAGAACTCATCAGACAAAGGTGTTTTCATTTGGCTGCACACTTTTTTCAAGGCGCTATCAAGCCCCATGCCCGCCTCGATGGAAATGTTCAGCATATCAAAAAAATCAGGCATTGCTTTGTCAATCAACTTTGTACGATGTTTGCTTTTTGCCACTAAATAATAGTTAATATAAAAATAGACAAAAAATCCGCCAATTCCACCTAAAAAAACAACTTTTAGTTTCTCATCAGAAGTAGGTAAAAATAACAATAAAAATAAGGAGAAAACAAGTAAAGGTAATAGTGTTCGTGCTAATACAAAGTCACTTACGGACATGCCGAACGGATACCCTGCTGCTTGTAGTTTTTTCTCTAATTCCATCCTTTTTTGCTTTGGCAACTTACCAGCAGCCATTTGTCTAAGGTTAACAAATGCAGGTTTCACAACGCGATGAAACAACGAGCGGTTCTTGCCATCTAGTTCTTGTACATCCCCCTCTATAGAAGTCTTTCCGCTAGATAAATGGGAGCTTAAATAAGGCTGTACTCTGCGATATACCGTCCATTTGTTTTTATTTATGCGAAATAAGAGAAGAAACCCAACGCTTGAGAAAAAAAGAAAAGAAAAGAGCCATAGTAAAAAATTAATCATCTCATCACACCTCGATTGTTACGACCTTTTGGATAAAAATCCATCCTAATGTAGCGGAAAATATGCCACCGCCTAACAGTGCCCAGCCTAAAGGATGGGTAAGCATTGGGGAAAAGTAATCGGCACTCATTACGTTTAAAATCAAACCTAGCGCAACAGGCAATAGCGATATGACGGTTGCGGACATTCGACCTTGTGCAGTAAGTGCTTTTAATTCTTCTTTCATCCGCACACGTTCGGTAATTGTTTCTTGTATTGTTTCTAGAATTAATGCTAAATTACCACCTGTTGAACGCTGAATTAATACAGCGGTTAAAACCATTTCTAAGTCTTGATTTGGCAACCTTAATAATAAATTTTCAAAAGCCTTTTCCACTGACACTCCTAAGTTAATTTCTCGGATAGTCTTTTGAAACTCCATCCCGATTGGGTCCGGCATTTCTTTTGATACAAGTTGCAACGCCTGCATAAAACTAAACCCTGATTTCATGGCAGTTGCCATTATTTCCAACACTTGTGGAAGTTGTGATCCGCTTGCTGCTACCCGAACTTTCTTTTTTCTCCGAATGTACATAGTAGGAATGTTCCAACATAAAAAACCTAGAATTAACGTAAATAAAAAATGGACCCCAAACAGTAAAGGAATAAGAAATGCAACAGCAAAACAAAAGATTCGTATCACTAAAAATTCTTCTACTTTTAAAGGTAACCCAGCGCTTTCGATTTCCGCTTCTAATCTATTTCGCTTCACTTCATTCGTTTTGATGTTTTTAGATAATAGGCCCACTAAATCTTTAAGTGAAGAACGTTTCGCTCTTCTTCTTTTTTGTTGCTTTGTATCAACTGCTTCTAGCCGCTCCTTCGGGATAAATTGTTGAATTCTTCGTTTTACCTTTAATTTTTTTTCGGCAAAAGCGGTCAGTAAAAAACCGAATGTAAGAGTGGATAATATAAAAATAATTACAACCATTGTCGTCACTCTCCATTGAACCAATGTCCAGGTAGATCATAGCCGTATTTCGCTAGTTTTTCTGCATAATAAGGGCGAATGCCAGTTGCAACATGTTTACCAACCACTTTGCCCGTCTCCGTAGTAGCAGCTTGTTTATACGTGAAAATATCTTGTAATGTAATCGTTTCGCCTTCCATTCCGATTACTTCGGTTACACTGACTACTTTACGACTACCATCTTTCAATCTAGACTGCTGAATAATTAAATCTACCGCACCTGCAATTTGCTCGCGAATCGCTCGAATTGGTAAGTCCATTCCGGCCATTAATACCATCGTTTCTAAACGGGACAACATTTCACGAGGGGAGTTCGAGTGTCCAGTGGCAAGAGAGCCATCGTGCCCTGTGTTCATTGCTTGTAACATATCCAATGCCTCGCCACCACGAACCTCTCCGATCACAACGCGGTCTGGTCGCATCCGTAACGAGTTTTTTACTAAATCACGAATCGTCACAGCACCTTTTCCTTCAATGTTAGGAGGGCGAGTTTCTAAAGAAACAACATGGTCTTGCAGCATTTGAAGCTCAGCGGCATCTTCTATGGTAACGATTCGTTCATCGTGCGGGATAAAAGAAGATAGAACGTTTAGCAAACTTGTCTTCCCACTACCAGTTCCTCCACTGATAAAAATGTTCAACCGAGCTTTTACACACGCATCTAAAAATTGAGCCATTTCATCCGTAAGAGAACCGAACCGTACTAAATCCTCAATTTGTAGGCGGTTCGTTGGAAACTTACGAATCGTAATCGTTGGGCCAACTAGTGATAACGGAGGAATAATCGCATTTACACGCGAGCCATCCGGTAATCGTGCGTCCACCATTGGACTGCTTTCGTCTATACGGCGCCCGAGTGGAGACACTATTTTCTCTATCACCTGTAAAACATGGTCGTCATCGCGGAAGTAGTAATCGGAAAGGGTGAGCTTTCCTTTCTTCTCAACGTATATTTGATAAGGACCGTTTACCATTATTTCTGATACATCCGGGTCATTTAGAAGGGCAGAAATAGGACCGTAGCCAATCAGGTCGTTCGCCACCGTGTCAGCCAGCTGCATTTTAGATTCGAACGATAAGCGGTCGCCGGTTTCGTTTAAATATTTCATCGACTCTGTCTCAATTAATGTACTTTGTTCTTCGTCGCTTAAGCTTGTTTGTTTTTTTAACTCAGTTATGAGATGAGCTTGTAGTGCAATTTTTAAGTCGGAATCAGCGGGCTTTGCACTTTCTTTTTTAGAAGCAGAACGGTCTTGCGTGTTTTGGTTTGCTGTTGAAGAGAGAGTTTTTTCGTTTATGCGTTTTAATAGTGACATGTTTGTCTCCCCCTATTTTTCTCTTTCTTTTTCTTAACTTTTACTCTAGATACCGCTGTTGATTGGAGCGCAAGTTTCCGCTTTCCGCGGGCGGAGCGTGAGCCTCCTCAGCGCATCCGCGCCTGCGGGGTCTCACGGCTCCCGCTTGTCCCGCAGGAGTCTCCAACTTGCGCACCAGTCCACAGCTTGTTAGGTATAATACAAAAATTCTTGTTAGAAAATCCTTCTTGAAAAGAACGATAACTTTTTCTTCTTTTTGTTCATTTTTTCTTTCGGAAATGAGTCGATTACTTGTTCACATATTTTTAAGACTGCTTTTGCGACAGGTGTGCGAGAAGCTTTTAGCACAAACGGTTCGCCATTATTTATAGAAGAGATAACCGTGCGATAGTCGCTTGGAATTCGACCGCTAATAGGTAGTCCAAGTACGTCTTCAATCACTTCTTTTGTCATGCCTTCAAATTCAGAATCTCGGTTTAAAATGACTTTAATCTTTTCTTTTAATCCAAGTACGCCGAGCGTTTCCACTGCAAGCTTCCCATTTTTTAAAGCAGGTAAATCTAGAGAAGCAACGAGTAAAATGGTGTCGGAGTTTTCTAACGCTACTAAGCTTGTTTCAACGAAGGCAGGTGGTGTATCAATGACGATGTAATCATAATCTTGCTTTAATACATCTAACAAATAGGAGATATGTTCGCCTGTAATGAGCTCGGCAAACTCAGGCAAGTCTGGTGCTGCTAAAATATCTACTCCAGCCTTCGTTCTCATCATAAATTTGCTGTAGGACTTGTCTCCATTTTCGTATGACAGCTTTACCCAATCATAAATGGAATGGTCAATTGACTGGTCTAACAACAAAGCAACATCACCAAATTGTAAATCTAAATCAACTAGTGCTACTCTCACATTATGTTTGCTTAATGAGGCAGCTAAGTTGACAGAAATCGTTGTTTTACCAACCCCGCCTTTTGTACTACAAACAGTAATGATTTTTGCTTCTTTTTTATTTTTACTGCTTTCATCTAGCTCCACTTTTTGTTGTACGACTTTTTCTGCTCTCTGAATCGAATCAATGACTTCCGATTCCTCACATTCAATATCTAATACGTCGACAGCTCCTACGAACATTGCTTTTTTAAAATCTATCTCTTTTTGTTGGAGCAAAAGAATTACTGCTGTTAACGGATAGGTGCGTGATAAGTCTTGACATAGCTCGTAAGGATCTTGCGCAGTGTGTGGTCCGATAATAATAACTGTTCCATTAGTAGGCGTGGCAAGATCTGCTCGCAAATCTGCCATCACATCGTAAATGGTGCTTGGCTTTTTTATTTCATCTAACATCATCTTAATGGCGTCGGAGTACATTCTTTTTTCGGATAAAATAAAATAGTTTATTCTCATTGTAAGGAACTTCCTTCTATCATTTGATCCGTTGAAATTCGTACATTGTGTATGGACTCATCACCGTCGCCTCTAAGCATTAATGTGTATTCTCCGAGTTCTCTTGCAAAGGTTAAAGAAGCTCCTTCTTTAGGTGTTACTTCTAACGTTACTAAATAGTAAGGTTCTTCATTTGTCTCAATTTCGTTCCCGTTTTCGTCTACTTCAACTTTTTCGTCAATTGTATTGCCAACAGCCAAAACTTTTTTGTTTTGTAATAATAAATGAGCGGTGGTAGCATCTCCAATAGGCATTGGCAGGACTACAACTACATCAACATAAGAACCAGGACGAACGAAGCTAGATACGCTTTGTGCTTCATTCACAGGAATGGATATAGCACGCATTCCTTCTTGAATTTCCATTTGAGGTTTTTCTTCTGTTGTTTCTAACGGCTCATCGGCTTCTTCGTTTTCCGCTTCGTCCGTTTTCTCCTCTTCTATTGGAGGAGTAGTAGTTGGTGAAGCTTGATTAGGACCTGTTTTGCCTGAAATAGCTATGATAAAAACAATGGATGTGAGTAATCCGAAAATGAGCGCTAGTATCCATATTTTTTTCGTATTCATGATGACATCACCTTTTTTAGTTGGTTAGTTGGTTAGTGATTAGTGGTTAGATAATCGCTAGCAGCTAACGGCTAACCACTAACTACTGTCCACTATTCAGATAGTTTCATTCCGTACGTGCCGTAGTTAGGCTGAACCGATGATGTTCCGCCTTCTTTTGTGAATTGGATAAATCGGCCGCTTACTTCTGCGCCGTCACTTGTAGAGGAAACGGCTTCTAGGAAAAATGTAGCAAAGCCGATCACTTTTACTTGTTTAATTTGATTCGAACTAATTTCTACTGGCTCAATGACAGGAATAAGTACTACTCTCGCGCAATCGGGTAAATAATTCTCATACGTTGCTTGTGGACATTTATTAATGCGTGATTCCACGGCTCTAACAGTAGGATTCGCCATTCTACCAGTTTCCGTATTCAATACGTCATTTACATTTAATTCGTGTTGATACCCATAGGTTAAATCTGTTTCGTACAACCTTGCTCCTGTACCAGTTAAAGCAAGAGCTCCGAAGTTCCCGCTTGCCGACTCACTTACTTTTAACACTTGATGTGTTCCGAAACTTAAGTTTTGGTCTTTAGAAATCCCTAAAGGAATCGCACCTTTTCCTGATGTTAACGCATGTAATGTCACTTTTGCAGAAGCAACAATGTCTGGGCCAGTAACGCCAAATAAAGTGGCGAAGTAAAAAGTCCCTACAGTAGAACCAGTAACCTCTAGCACCGTATTTAACTCGTTCGTGCTAGTGTGGAAGTTAGATGGATCTCCTCCATTCAACGTAATTGTTTTGGCGACGGCCGTTCTAGCCCTATCAAAGCTATCAGGCAACTCTTGCGCACCAGCTAGTACCGCGGCATCAACCATTTTTTGCAAACGGTTTTTTTCCAAATAAATAGAACCCATATCTACTACTAATCCGACACAGCCGAGTAGAATCGTCATAAAGAGAGCGACTAATACGATAACGGCGCCATCTTCTTGCTTCCAAATTTTCTTCATAATCATTCCACCCTCATGACGGTTTTGGAGCGAACGTAGAGAGGATCACCTAGAGTTGCTTTGAAAGCAGGGAATAGAAAGGACACAGGATAAGTTGCTTCGACGGTTACATATGTCCCGCGCGTTCGTTGTTGTGCTTGCGTTGGAGAAATAGTGATGGAGATGTTATTCGATTGTAAGGAAGGAGCGGAATCTTTAAATCGTATTTGAATCTGCTCATTCGTTCCCCCAACACTAGCCATCCGAGCGGCTTCCCTTCCAGCATGTTCCATTGTCAAGTAAGCATGAAAAATACGTCCAAAGTCTACAATACCGAATAA is drawn from Bacillus alkalisoli and contains these coding sequences:
- a CDS encoding TadE/TadG family type IV pilus assembly protein: MKKIWKQEDGAVIVLVALFMTILLGCVGLVVDMGSIYLEKNRLQKMVDAAVLAGAQELPDSFDRARTAVAKTITLNGGDPSNFHTSTNELNTVLEVTGSTVGTFYFATLFGVTGPDIVASAKVTLHALTSGKGAIPLGISKDQNLSFGTHQVLKVSESASGNFGALALTGTGARLYETDLTYGYQHELNVNDVLNTETGRMANPTVRAVESRINKCPQATYENYLPDCARVVLIPVIEPVEISSNQIKQVKVIGFATFFLEAVSSTSDGAEVSGRFIQFTKEGGTSSVQPNYGTYGMKLSE
- a CDS encoding CpaF family protein produces the protein MSLLKRINEKTLSSTANQNTQDRSASKKESAKPADSDLKIALQAHLITELKKQTSLSDEEQSTLIETESMKYLNETGDRLSFESKMQLADTVANDLIGYGPISALLNDPDVSEIMVNGPYQIYVEKKGKLTLSDYYFRDDDHVLQVIEKIVSPLGRRIDESSPMVDARLPDGSRVNAIIPPLSLVGPTITIRKFPTNRLQIEDLVRFGSLTDEMAQFLDACVKARLNIFISGGTGSGKTSLLNVLSSFIPHDERIVTIEDAAELQMLQDHVVSLETRPPNIEGKGAVTIRDLVKNSLRMRPDRVVIGEVRGGEALDMLQAMNTGHDGSLATGHSNSPREMLSRLETMVLMAGMDLPIRAIREQIAGAVDLIIQQSRLKDGSRKVVSVTEVIGMEGETITLQDIFTYKQAATTETGKVVGKHVATGIRPYYAEKLAKYGYDLPGHWFNGE
- the cpaB gene encoding Flp pilus assembly protein CpaB, whose translation is MNTKKIWILALIFGLLTSIVFIIAISGKTGPNQASPTTTPPIEEEKTDEAENEEADEPLETTEEKPQMEIQEGMRAISIPVNEAQSVSSFVRPGSYVDVVVVLPMPIGDATTAHLLLQNKKVLAVGNTIDEKVEVDENGNEIETNEEPYYLVTLEVTPKEGASLTFARELGEYTLMLRGDGDESIHNVRISTDQMIEGSSLQ
- a CDS encoding type II secretion system F family protein codes for the protein MINFLLWLFSFLFFSSVGFLLLFRINKNKWTVYRRVQPYLSSHLSSGKTSIEGDVQELDGKNRSLFHRVVKPAFVNLRQMAAGKLPKQKRMELEKKLQAAGYPFGMSVSDFVLARTLLPLLVFSLFLLLFLPTSDEKLKVVFLGGIGGFFVYFYINYYLVAKSKHRTKLIDKAMPDFFDMLNISIEAGMGLDSALKKVCSQMKTPLSDEFLYALEDMKLGKSRRQAFVELRDRVPSDFLRSVMGSIIQADQMGIGLSKVLRTQTVRIREKQRFTAKEQAMKAPVKMLIPMVLFIFPTLFIVLLGPVVVNLVMQFM
- a CDS encoding TadE/TadG family type IV pilus assembly protein — translated: MIKNEKGQATVELAISLTVLLILLFGIVDFGRIFHAYLTMEHAGREAARMASVGGTNEQIQIRFKDSAPSLQSNNISITISPTQAQQRTRGTYVTVEATYPVSFLFPAFKATLGDPLYVRSKTVMRVE
- a CDS encoding type II secretion system F family protein encodes the protein MVVIIFILSTLTFGFLLTAFAEKKLKVKRRIQQFIPKERLEAVDTKQQKRRRAKRSSLKDLVGLLSKNIKTNEVKRNRLEAEIESAGLPLKVEEFLVIRIFCFAVAFLIPLLFGVHFLFTLILGFLCWNIPTMYIRRKKKVRVAASGSQLPQVLEIMATAMKSGFSFMQALQLVSKEMPDPIGMEFQKTIREINLGVSVEKAFENLLLRLPNQDLEMVLTAVLIQRSTGGNLALILETIQETITERVRMKEELKALTAQGRMSATVISLLPVALGLILNVMSADYFSPMLTHPLGWALLGGGIFSATLGWIFIQKVVTIEV
- a CDS encoding AAA family ATPase; amino-acid sequence: MRINYFILSEKRMYSDAIKMMLDEIKKPSTIYDVMADLRADLATPTNGTVIIIGPHTAQDPYELCQDLSRTYPLTAVILLLQQKEIDFKKAMFVGAVDVLDIECEESEVIDSIQRAEKVVQQKVELDESSKNKKEAKIITVCSTKGGVGKTTISVNLAASLSKHNVRVALVDLDLQFGDVALLLDQSIDHSIYDWVKLSYENGDKSYSKFMMRTKAGVDILAAPDLPEFAELITGEHISYLLDVLKQDYDYIVIDTPPAFVETSLVALENSDTILLVASLDLPALKNGKLAVETLGVLGLKEKIKVILNRDSEFEGMTKEVIEDVLGLPISGRIPSDYRTVISSINNGEPFVLKASRTPVAKAVLKICEQVIDSFPKEKMNKKKKKLSFFSRRIF